One segment of Theobroma cacao cultivar B97-61/B2 chromosome 9, Criollo_cocoa_genome_V2, whole genome shotgun sequence DNA contains the following:
- the LOC18589246 gene encoding 4-coumarate--CoA ligase 1 — MEANQVQQEFIFRSRLPDIYIPKHLPLHTYCFEKISQFKDRPCLINGPNGRIYSYAEVELTARRVATGLKNLGIQQGDVIMLLLQNSPEFVFAFLGASFRGAISTTANPFYTPAEIVKQATASKTRLLITQAVYAEKVKNFAKENDIKIITIDTPPEGCMHFSELTQADESEIPAVKINPDDVVALPYSSGTTGLPKGVMLTHKSLVTSVAQQVDGENPNLYFHEKDVILCVLPLFHIYSLNSVLLCSLRVGAAILIMQKFEIVTLMELVQNYKVTIAPFVPPIVLAIAKTPDVDKYDLSSIRTVMSGAAPMGKELEDAVRARLPNAKLGQGYGMTEAGPVLAMNLAFAKEACETKSGSCGTVVRNAEMKIVNPDTGASLPRNQSGEICIRGSQIMKGYLNDPEATQRTIDKDGWLHTGDIGYIDDDDEVFIVDRLKELIKYKGFQVAPAELEAMLIGHPNISDAAVVPMKDEAAGEVPVAFVVRSNGSKITEDEIKQFISKQVVFYKRLGQVFFTEAIPKAPSGKILRKDLRARLAADIPK, encoded by the exons ATGGAGGCTAATCAAGTGCAACAGGAATTCATTTTTCGGTCCAGGCTCCCTGATATTTACATCCCAAAGCACCTCCCTTTGCACACATACTGCTTTGAAAAAATTTCCCAATTTAAAGATCGTCCTTGCTTGATTAATGGTCCTAATGGGCGGATATACAGCTATGCCGAAGTTGAGCTCACTGCTCGCAGAGTGGCCACCGgacttaaaaatttaggcaTCCAACAGGGAGATGTTATCATGCTTTTGCTTCAGAACTCACCGGAGTTTGTCTTTGCTTTCCTGGGTGCATCATTCCGTGGGGCAATCAGCACTACCGCTAACCCCTTTTACACCCCAGCCGAGATTGTGAAACAGGCCACGGCCTCAAAGACTAGGCTGCTCATAACTCAAGCAGTATATGCAGAGAAAGTGAAGAATTTCGCTAAAGAAAACGATATCAAGATCATAACAATTGATACACCACCGGAGGGTTGTATGCACTTCTCGGAGTTGACTCAGGCTGACGAAAGTGAAATCCCAGCCGTTAAAATCAACCCTGACGACGTTGTGGCCCTGCCATACTCTTCTGGAACAACAGGGTTACCGAAAGGGGTGATGTTGACTCATAAAAGTCTTGTAACAAGCGTGGCCCAACAAGTGGATGGAGAGAATCCCAACCTCTATTTCCATGAGAAAGATGTGATTCTCTGCGTGTTGCCACTGTTCCACATATATTCGCTCAATTCTGTGTTACTTTGCTCTTTGAGGGTGGGGGCAGCAATTCTGATTATGCAGAAGTTTGAGATTGTGACATTGATGGAACTTGTGCAGAATTACAAGGTAACCATCGCCCCCTTCGTGCCACCGATCGTTTTGGCCATCGCCAAGACTCCGGACGTTGATAAGTATGACCTTTCATCCATTCGGACGGTGATGTCTGGCGCCGCACCAATGGGAAAGGAGCTAGAGGATGCTGTCAGAGCCAGGCTTCCTAATGCAAAACTTGGACAA GGTTATGGGATGACAGAGGCAGGGCCAGTGCTAGCAATGAACTTAGCTTTTGCAAAAGAAGCCTGTGAGACCAAATCCGGCTCCTGTGGCACGGTCGTGAGGAACGCAGAAATGAAAATTGTCAACCCTGACACTGGTGCTTCGCTTCCACGAAATCAGTCAGGGGAAATTTGCATCCGTGGTAGCCAGATCATGAAAG GTTATCTTAATGACCCGGAGGCCACGCAAAGAACTATAGACAAAGATGGATGGTTGCACACCGGGGACATTGGCTACATTGATGACGATGACGAGGTTTTCATTGTTGATCGATTGAAGGAATTGATCAAGTACAAAGGGTTTCAAGTGGCACCTGCCGAGCTCGAAGCAATGTTGATTGGCCATCCCAACATCTCTGATGCTGCTGTTGTACC CATGAAAGATGAGGCTGCTGGAGAGGTTCCAGTTGCATTCGTTGTGAGATCCAATGGTTCCAAGATCActgaagatgaaattaagcaATTCATCTCAAAGCAG